The Dehalococcoidia bacterium genome contains a region encoding:
- a CDS encoding site-specific DNA-methyltransferase: MVVEIVRLTPPSMLDIPHQRTCACSENHISCANAKDWIKGQIGVWQFNYEQRDMRDKNVHPAT, translated from the coding sequence GTGGTTGTCGAGATAGTCAGACTAACCCCGCCATCAATGCTGGACATTCCACATCAGCGCACTTGCGCATGTTCAGAAAACCATATCAGTTGTGCTAATGCGAAGGACTGGATCAAAGGGCAAATCGGCGTGTGGCAGTTCAATTACGAACAGCGCGACATGCGGGACAAGAACGTGCATCCGGCGACCTT